A single region of the Thunnus maccoyii chromosome 10, fThuMac1.1, whole genome shotgun sequence genome encodes:
- the gon4lb gene encoding GON-4-like protein has product MAASVSLRRRPAEEDVCPLESKSVRTDAETSVFKWDRKSQTAFAPHTGSSTEDRQEEERTPVLGGGTTGEQAVATETGESSEDELGRLDIDLDRKSKQHNLTSSNVRAILHEVITHERVVAMMKAAIRDTQDLPMFEPKMTRSRLKQAVQQGQPLNWSLSAVNTTTVKPPQFVDIDLEEDEDSSDEEYCPDEEEEEEDTAEETFLSDADSFASPPRMHCPQPRPPADHTADEQRSPGHLREEVMTSTCAPQHLLTAPAESSFLERLNAVEEELDCSPAYTYNQSLDRKAGDDDDEGSSCLAYRTRSKLPLVNVPLGQLEAELLAPDITADMYDQGSAQLEEDRHWTRWLQGLMAPDNEEEADDDDDPEYNFLDDLDEPDLEDYRTDRAVQITKKEVNELLEELFDTLQEEEEEEEEVTAEKEEQQEEEEAPSQTGPKFNVPQALRFEAPLASMLTERRRTVRKQYEALQQRRALQDTTNHQRDNVNLKDTPSPQPDTVTSVIVLPSRVCPTLHLDYTQKLQLQQQIQQHVQLLTQVHLLSRRVDALNHEACITKHYLEELQQFARRQEEVFLPSCFRVCNLRPALDLLQEVEQREEPPAAPLAPAVSRRWLPTMTPATNSHAFPLLPADTTWLFATRPVFLYPELLPVCSLDPALHTRHHRSVYTAGEDGLIILGLKHFEGTVQPDQLISSYLLCKTRWNFRKHVREMSSPRAPHNNVIKVFLTQGVVPPLPLACSRIQPGDQRPPVDRKTSTMPNWLKNSQQIIQRTRLNTCPPRYPSSLPQGCTLRLHPYWHNKSARPPARPHRRLFTLAHNASLLPLCPADRQVDRPADRQADRQADREVDLQSISYVAHRPAADVTLPTNVPAVSGAVSLAPPPPRGAGPVPAHPLCADIIQSCLPIGQRSVSRQQDTGPLPLLLPFPSVSNPDTTNPIMPCSAAVVKPGYVVLQMVWTPSAPSTTTSQHALGQKLHGLINQEQEEVEKTSARPRPQPEADRQVEVRQMEEGGDEESPGSTSTLSSCAGEEEEEEEEEEEERSWTHLGVVCLNGGENGGVEEESREAGGGGEEEERREEGEEEEDGQREDGEGERDEDGEKDKDEDQDRQGEEEEEEDFDDLTQDEDEEEVMSSASEESVLSVPELQETMKQLTWLASERRLCADGDSEEDHSPTSPGSQEEEEEEEEEGPKGEESGEGRSTKAGGDEETPSCEGTPRGGGRCPGRGRGRSRPLRGLRRSRQERHSKDAAKLLLLYDENLLDNDPHRESKDVAFAQSYLNRVREALQDVPGKVEEFVSLLNEFELVGEGQQVIVLFRKLRCILGNRTDLLRDFAAFMHPEQALECGLFEEQQAFERSRRFLRQLEISFGDNPSHYQKIIKALQAGPDLSPTSIHELKAQMDTLLKGHTHLQAEFWVFFDELRPPPARPGQFEEAHWPEEGGGGLDGGEGISAGSGGGASCGFEEVTLPELEEEEEGHKIQPMASRRQRRKMDAHRNYKDCDWSDKDWPCLCHDAKIRRHRRKGCSRCHGNKSSGGVSRAMKSLDPLYAQIGSTHDEPGDKDLDLKGDDSPQPDRSAASWEGSFPLTDEKEEEEDELDDEEDDEDEEERKSSEKEQSPSLKRSRREEALQTPSTSSLTSLTPSISSVTPSTSSLTPSLTSSTSGTSSTSSVHPSTSSSTCPSTTSSSTYSICLSTCTSSASSTLPSPSSAPPRPSPPPDLPVCAKNISLTASGEKVILWTREADRVILTTCQQEGANQNTFQAISSLLGNKTPSEVSRRFRDLMRLFRTAARQTSSEDEAPPTDPAANEEQD; this is encoded by the exons ATGGCTGCTAGCGTCAGTCTGCGG CGGCGTCCAGCAGAGGAAGACGTCTGTCCTCTGGAGTCCAAATCCGTGAGGACGGATGCAGAGACAAGCGTCTTCAAATGGGACAGGAAGTCACAGACAGCATTTGCCCCTCACACAGGAAGTTCCACcgaggacagacaggaagaggagaggacacCTGTCTTAG GTGGCGGGACGACAGGTGAGCAGGCGGTCGCCACGGAGACAGGTGAGTCTAGTGAGGATGAACTGGGACGACTGGACATTGATCTGGACAGGAAGTCCAAACAGCACAACCTGACGTCCAGCAATGTGCGCGCCATCCTGCAT GAGGTGATCACTCATGAGCGCGTGGTGGCCATGATGAAAGCTGCCATCAGAGACACTCAGGACCTGCCCATGTTT GAGCCAAAGATGACCCGCTCCAGACTGAAGCAGGCCGTCCAGCAGGGACAG cCACTGAACTGGAGTCTGTCAGCAGTGAACACAACCACAGTCAAG CCTCCTCAGTTTGTTGACATTGATCTTGAGGAGGATGAAGACTCGTCAGATGAAGAGTATTGTcctgatgaggaagaggaggaagaggacacGGCTGAGGAG aCCTTCCTCAGTGACGCTGACAGCTTTGCTTCACCTCCCAGAATGCACTGCCCTCAGCCTAGACCGCCAGCAGACCATACAGCTGATGAACAG AGATCTCCAGGACACCTGAGAGAGGAGGTGATGACCTCCACCTGTGCTCCTCAGCACCTCCTCACTGCTCCCGCTGAATCCTCCTTCCTGGAGAGACTGAACGCTGTGGAGGAGGAACTGGACTGCAGCCCCGCCTACACCTATAACCAG tctctggACAGAAAAgctggtgatgatgatgatgaaggctCCAGCTGTTTGGCGTACCGCACACGCTCCAAGCTTCCTCTGGTTAATGTTCCTCTGGGGCAGCTGGAGGCGGAGCTTCTGGCCCCTGACATCACCGCTGACATGTACGATCAGGGCTCCGCCCAGCTGGAAGAAGACCGTCACTGGACGCGGTGGCTGCAGGGTCTCATGGCCCCCGACAatgaag agGAAGCTGATGATGACGACGACCCAGAGTACAACTTCCTGGACGACCTGGATGAACCCGACCTGGAGGACTACAGGACGGACCGAGCGGTCCAGATCACCA AGAAGGAGGTGAACGAGCTGCTGGAGGAGCTGTTTGACACA CtccaggaggaggaagaggaggaggaggaggtgactgctgagaaagaggagcagcaggaggaggaggaggccccGTCACAGACTGGACCCAAATTCAACGTCCCCCAGGCGTTACG CTTTGAGGCACCGTTAGCCAGCATGCTAACAGAGCGGCGGCGGACGGTCAGGAAACAGTATGAAgctctgcagcagaggagagccCTGCAGGACACCACCAATCATCAGCGGGACAACGTGAACCTGAAGGACACACCCAGCCCACAACCCGACACCGTCACATCCGTCATAGTGCTGCCGAGCCGGGTCTGCCCCACGCTCCACCTGGACTACACGCAGaaactgcagctgcagcagcagatacAGCAG catGTTCAGCTGCTGACTCAGGTTCACCTGCTGAGCCGCCGTGTTGACGCCCTAAACCACGAAGCCTGCATCACTAAACACTACCTG gaggagctgcagcagtttgCCAGGCGTCAGGAGGAGGTGTTCCTCCCCAGCTGTTTCAGAGTCTGTAACCTGCGGCCAGCGCTGGATCTCCTGCAGgaggtggagcagagagaggagcctcctgctgctcctcttgcTCCTGCTGTATCCAGACGCTGGCTCCCCACGATGACTCCTGCAACCAACA GCCACGCCTTCCCCCTGCTGCCCGCCGACACCACCTGGCTGTTCGCCACCCGGCCTGTTTTCCTCTACCCAGAACTACTTCCTGTCTGCAGCCTGGACCCCGCCCTCCACACCCGACACCACCGGAGCGTTTACACCGCGGGAGAGGACGG GCTGATCATCCTGGGTCTGAAGCACTTTGAGGGGACGGTCCAGCcggatcagctgatcagctcCTACCTGCTCTGTAAGACACGATGGAACTTCAGGAAACATGTCCGAGAGATGAGCAGCCCCAGAGCGCCACACAACAACGTCATCAAG GTGTTCCTGACGCAGGGAGTCGTCCCCCCGCTGCCGCTGGCCTGCAGCAGAATCCAGCCGGGAGACCAGCGCCCCCCAGTGGACAGAAAGACTTCCACCATGCCTAACTGGCTCAAG AACAGTCAGCAGATCATCCAGAGGACCCGACTGAACACCTGTCCTCCACGCtacccctcctccctcccccaaGGCTGCACCCTCAGGCTCCACCCCTACTGGCACAACAAGTCGGCCCGCCCACCGGCCCGCCCACATAGACGGCTCTTCACCCTGGCCCATAATGCATCTCTGCTGCCGCTCTGCccggcagacagacaggtggacaggccggcagacagacaggcagacagacaggcagacagagaggtgGACTTGCAGTCAATCAGCTACGTGGCCCACCGACCTGCTGCAGATGTCACATTACCCACCAACGTCCCCGCTGTTTCAGGAGCTGTTTCTTTAGCTCCGCCTCCTCCCCGTGGGGCCGGTCCAGTCCCCGCCCACCCCTTGTGTGCTGACATCATCCAGTCCTGCCTTCCTATTGGGCAGAGAAGCGTTTCTAGGCAACAAGACACCGGGcccctgcccctcctcctccccttcccctccGTTTCCAACCCTGACACTACAAATCCCATAATGCCCTGCTCAGCTGCTGTTGTGAAGCCAGGCTACGTCGTCCTCCAGATGGTGTGGACGCCTTCGGCTCcgtccaccaccacctcccagCATGCTCTGGGGCAGAAGCTCCATGGTCTGATCAAccaggagcaggaggaggtggagaagacCTCCGCAAGGCCCCGCCCCCAgccagaggcagacagacaggtggaggtgagacagatggaggagggaggagacgAGGAAAGTCCAGGGTCTACATCAACACTGTCGTCCTgtgcaggagaggaggaggaggaggaggaggaggaggaggaggagaggagctggaCTCATCTGGGTGTCGTCTGTTTGAACGGAGGAGAAAATGGTGGAGTGGAGGAAGAGAGTAGAGaggcaggaggaggtggagaggaggaagagaggagagag gaaggggaggaggaggaggacggacAGAGGGAGGACGGAGAAGGAGAGCGGGACGAGGACGGAGAGAAGGATAAGGATGAAGATCAGGACAGGCAGggcgaggaggaagaggaggaggactttGATGACCTCACtcaggatgaagatgaggaggaggtgatgtcatcagcgTCGGAAGAGTCAGTGCTGTCTGTTCCAGAGTTACAG GAGACGATGAAGCAGCTGACGTGGCTGGCGTCGGAGAGGAGGCTCTGTGCAGACGGAGACTCTGAGGAGGATCACTCTCCGACCTCCCCCGGCtctcaggaggaggaagaggaggaggaggaggaggggcctAAAGGGGAGGAGtcaggagaggggaggagcACTAAGGCCGGGGGAGATGAGGAGACGCCATCCTGTGAGGGGACAcccagaggaggagggaggtgtcCTGGACGAGGAAGag GTCGAAGCCGACCTCTCCGCGGTCTGAGGAGGAGTCGTCAGGAGCGTCACAGTAAAGACGCTGCtaaactgttgctgctgtacGACGAAAACCTCCTGGACAACGACCCGCACAGAGAGAGCAAAGACGTGGCGTTCGCCCAGAGTTACCTCAACAGG GTGCGCGAGGCGCTGCAGGACGTTCCCGGGAAGGTGGAGGAGTTTGTGTCTCTGCTGAACGAGTTCGAGCTGGTGGGAGAAGGACAGCAGGTGATCGTGCTGTTCAGGAAGCTGCGCTGCATCCTGGGAAACCGGACAGACCTCCTCCGAGACTTCGCCGCCTTCATGCATCCCGAGCAGGCGCTGGAGTGCGGACTG TTTGAGGAGCAGCAGGCGTTTGAGCGCAGCCGACGTTTCCTGCGACAGTTGGAGATCAGTTTTGGAGATAATCCGTCACATTACCAGAAGATCATCAAGGCTCTGCAGGCCGGTCCAGACCTGAGTCCGACCAGCATCCACGAG CTGAAAGCTCAGATGGACACCCTGCTGAAAGGCCACACCCATCTACAAGCTGAATTCTGGGTATTTTTTGATGAGCTCCGCCCACCTCCTGCCCGTCCAGGACAGTTCGAAGAAGCTCATTGgccagaggagggagggggcgGGTTAGATGGCGGTGAGGGCATCAGCGCAGGGTCAGGAGGCGGAGCCAGCTGTGGCTTTGAGGAAGTTACGCTCCCAGAGctcgaagaagaagaagagggacaTAAGATCCAACCAATGGCAAGCCGGCGccagaggaggaagatggacGCCCACAGAAACTACAAG GACTGTGATTGGTCAGATAAAGACTGGCCCTGCCTCTGTCACGATGCAAAGATCCGCAGACACAGGAGGAAAGGATGCTCTCGCTGCCATGGCAACAAG AGCTCAGGGGGCGTGTCCAGAGCCATGAAGAGTCTGGACCCTCTGTACGCCCAGATAGGCTCCACCCACGACGAGCCAGGAGACAAAGACCTGGATCTGAAGGGGGACGACAGTCCACAACCAG ATCGCAGCGCGGCATCATGGGAAGGCTCGTTCCCTCTGACggatgagaaggaggaggaggaggatgaactggacgatgaggaggatgatgaagatgaggaggagaggaagagcagcGAGAAGGAGCAGAGCCCTTCTctgaagaggagcaggagagaggaggcacTACAAACTCCATCCAcctcctctctcacctccttaaccccctccatctcctccgttacaccctccacctcctctcttaCCCCCTCTCttacctcctccacctcc ggtacctcctccacctcctctgttcacccctccacctcctcctctacctgTCCTTCTaccacttcctcctccacataTTCCATCTGTCTTTCTACCTgcacctcctctgcctcctccacccttccctctccttcctctgctcctcctcgaCCCAGTCCTCCTCCTGACCTCCCCGTCTGTGCAAAGAACATTTCTCTGACTGCGAGTGGAGAGAAAGTCATCCTCTGGACCAG gGAGGCAGATCGAGTCATTCTGACCACCTGTCAGCAGGAGGGAGCCAATCAGAACACGTTCCAGGCCATCTCCAGTCTGCTCGGCAACAAGACTCCCAGCGAG GTCTCTCGCAGGTTTCGGGATTTGATGCGTCTCTTTCGGACCGCGGCTCGTCAGACCAGCTCAGAGGACGAGGCTCCGCCCACTGATCCAGCAGCCAATGAGGAGCAAGACTGA
- the si:dkey-7j14.6 gene encoding membrane-spanning 4-domains subfamily A member 4D — MTSTSITPGVVVITQVIPRDEISITLQTAAATTKTTQAPPPATQAPPPSSASPTKMNDMTAAFLQGEPQGLGLVQIFIGLLCILFSLTAVYSKILVVHAPLCVAVVFVFSGSLAVAARRATSLRLVWATLVWNVISAVLSLGGVAYLCWLLSDGPPSQQLCRDKTVESRSAMDDWTTCTYKLWRLDVVLFGLRGLVLVLLVLQVCVVVPVCVFSVKAIRRHDGYARYAPITVMVDDGSAMASGAASEFGSDVALLGSEDEETSKLPPNSP; from the exons atgACGTCCACATCCATCACCCCTGGAGTCGTGGTCATCACTCAGGTCATTCCTCGAGATGAAATCTCCATCACGCTCCAGaccgccgccgccaccaccaAAACAACTCAGGCCCCGCCCCCAGCCACTCAGGCCCCGCCCCCCAGTTCTGCCTCCCCAACCAAGATGAACGACATGACCGCCGCCTTCCTGCAGGGGGAGCCGCAGGGCCTCGGG tTGGTTCAGATCTTCATCGGGCTGCTCTGCATCCTGTTCAGTCTCACCGCCGTCTACTCAAAGATCCTGGTCGTTCACGCTCCGCTCTGCGTCGCCGTCGTC tttgtgttttccgGCTCGCTGGCCGTGGCGGCGAGGAGAGCGACGTCACTCAGACTG GTGTGGGCGACGCTGGTTTGGAACGTGATCAGCGCCGTGCTCAGCCTGGGGGGCGTGGCCTATCTTTGCTGGCTGCTGTCTGACGGCCCCCCCTCCCAACAGCTCTGCAGAGACAAAACGGTGGAGTCCAGGAGCGCGATGGACGACTGGACGACGTGCACCTACAAACTGTGGCGGCTGGAT GTGGTTCTGTTCGGACTTCGTGGTCTCGTCCTGGTTCTGCTCGTCCTGCAGGTTTGTGTCGTCGTCCCCGTCTGTGTTTTCTCCGTAAAAGCAATCAGACGCCACGACGGCTACGCCCGCTACGCCCCCATCACG GTGATGGTTGATGATGGCAGCGCTATGGCGTCCGGTGCGGCGTCGGAGTTCGGCAGTGACGTCGCCCTCTTGGGCAGCGAAGACGAGGAAACTTCCAAACTGCCTCCGAACTCACCGTGA